In one Pseudomonas sp. SCA2728.1_7 genomic region, the following are encoded:
- a CDS encoding adenylosuccinate synthase, whose translation MGKNVVVLGTQWGDEGKGKIVDLLTEHAAAVVRYQGGHNAGHTLVIDGEKTVLHLIPSGVLREGVQCLIGNGVVVAPDALLREITKLEEKGVPVRERLRISPSCPLILSFHVALDQAREKARGELKIGTTGRGIGPAYEDKVARRGLRVGDLLNMPRFEDKLRELVDYHNFMLVGYYKEPAIEFEKTLAECKEYAELLKPLMLDVTAELHDLRRAGKDIMFEGAQGSLLDIDHGTYPYVTSSNTTAGGVATGSGVGPMFLDYILGITKAYTTRVGSGPFPTELFDDVGAHLAKQGHEFGATTGRARRCGWFDAVILRRAIDVNSISGICLTKLDVLDGLETINICVGYKDAEGNAVAPTDADSYVGLQPVYEEVPGWTESTVGAKTLEELPANARAYIKRVEELIGAPIDIISTGPDRNETIVLRHPFA comes from the coding sequence ATGGGTAAGAATGTCGTAGTCCTGGGCACCCAATGGGGTGATGAGGGCAAAGGCAAGATCGTTGATCTGCTGACCGAACATGCTGCAGCCGTAGTGCGCTACCAAGGTGGCCACAACGCTGGCCACACACTGGTGATCGACGGCGAGAAAACCGTCCTGCACCTGATCCCGTCGGGCGTGCTGCGCGAAGGCGTGCAGTGCCTGATCGGCAACGGCGTGGTGGTTGCACCTGACGCCCTGCTGCGCGAGATCACCAAGCTGGAAGAGAAAGGCGTACCGGTGCGCGAGCGTCTGCGTATCAGCCCGTCCTGCCCGCTGATCCTGTCCTTCCACGTGGCGCTGGACCAGGCCCGTGAAAAGGCCCGTGGCGAGCTGAAGATCGGTACCACCGGTCGCGGCATCGGCCCGGCGTACGAAGACAAGGTTGCGCGTCGTGGCCTGCGTGTTGGCGACCTGCTGAACATGCCGCGCTTCGAAGACAAGCTGCGTGAACTGGTGGATTACCACAACTTCATGCTGGTTGGTTACTACAAAGAGCCGGCCATCGAGTTCGAAAAGACCCTGGCCGAGTGCAAGGAATACGCTGAGCTGCTGAAGCCGCTGATGCTCGACGTGACGGCTGAGCTGCACGACCTGCGTCGTGCCGGCAAAGACATCATGTTCGAAGGCGCCCAGGGTTCGTTGCTCGACATCGACCACGGTACCTACCCGTACGTGACCAGCTCCAACACCACCGCGGGTGGCGTGGCGACCGGTTCGGGCGTTGGCCCGATGTTCCTGGATTACATCCTGGGCATCACCAAGGCTTACACCACTCGCGTTGGTTCGGGCCCGTTCCCGACTGAGCTGTTCGACGACGTCGGTGCGCACCTGGCCAAGCAAGGTCACGAGTTCGGTGCGACCACCGGCCGTGCCCGTCGTTGCGGCTGGTTCGACGCCGTTATCCTGCGTCGCGCGATCGATGTGAACAGCATCTCGGGTATCTGCCTGACCAAGCTGGACGTGCTCGACGGTCTGGAAACCATCAACATCTGCGTCGGCTACAAAGACGCCGAAGGCAATGCCGTTGCGCCGACCGACGCCGACAGCTACGTAGGCCTGCAGCCTGTGTACGAAGAAGTGCCGGGCTGGACCGAATCGACCGTGGGTGCCAAAACCCTGGAAGAGCTGCCAGCTAACGCTCGTGCCTACATCAAGCGCGTTGAAGAGTTGATCGGCGCGCCGATCGACATTATTTCGACGGGCCCGGACCGCAACGAAACCATCGTTCTGCGTCATCCGTTTGCTTGA
- a CDS encoding ATP phosphoribosyltransferase regulatory subunit produces the protein MATVDRWLLPDGIEEVLPPEAARIEVARRQVLDLFQSWGYEFVVTPHIEYLESLLTGAGQDLDLRTFKVIDPQSGRQMGFRADITPQVARIDAHTLRREGPSRLCYAGSVLHAQPRALSSSRSPIQLGAELYGDASPSSDVEVISLMLAMLQLADVPDVHMDLGHVGIYRGLARAAGLSGEVEQQLFDALQRKAIDEVITLTEGLPADLSGMLRALVDLCGGREVLSAARERLANAPAPVLAALEDLLAIAERLSARFPELPLYFDLGELRGYHYHTGVVFAVFVPGVGQSIAQGGRYDDIGADFGRARPATGFSTDLKTLVTLGRAEIELPSGGIWMPDSTDAALWQQVCQLRSEGQRVVQALPGQPLAAARDADCDRQLIQQNGLWQVSPLAS, from the coding sequence ATGGCAACGGTAGACCGCTGGCTGCTGCCAGATGGCATCGAAGAAGTACTGCCACCGGAAGCGGCGCGCATTGAAGTCGCGCGTCGTCAGGTGTTGGATCTGTTCCAGAGCTGGGGTTACGAGTTTGTCGTGACTCCCCATATCGAGTACCTGGAATCCCTGCTGACCGGCGCGGGCCAGGACCTGGATCTGCGTACCTTCAAGGTCATCGACCCGCAATCGGGTCGGCAGATGGGTTTCCGTGCCGACATCACGCCGCAAGTGGCGCGCATCGATGCGCATACCCTGCGTCGCGAGGGCCCGAGCCGTCTGTGCTACGCCGGCAGCGTGCTGCATGCCCAGCCGCGAGCACTGTCGTCCTCGCGCAGCCCGATCCAGTTGGGTGCCGAGTTGTACGGCGACGCCAGCCCGAGCAGCGACGTTGAAGTGATCAGTCTGATGTTGGCCATGCTGCAACTGGCCGACGTGCCGGATGTGCACATGGACCTTGGTCATGTCGGTATCTATCGTGGTCTGGCGCGTGCCGCCGGTCTGTCCGGTGAAGTCGAGCAGCAGTTGTTTGATGCATTGCAACGCAAGGCCATCGACGAGGTCATTACCTTAACCGAAGGCTTGCCGGCCGACCTGTCCGGCATGCTGCGCGCGCTGGTTGATCTGTGCGGCGGCCGTGAAGTGTTGAGCGCTGCCCGCGAGCGTCTGGCCAATGCGCCGGCGCCAGTTCTGGCGGCACTGGAAGATTTGCTGGCGATCGCCGAGCGTCTGTCGGCGCGCTTCCCGGAGCTGCCTTTGTACTTCGATCTGGGCGAGCTGCGTGGCTACCACTACCACACCGGTGTGGTGTTCGCGGTGTTCGTGCCGGGCGTTGGCCAGTCCATCGCTCAGGGCGGTCGTTACGACGACATTGGTGCCGACTTCGGTCGCGCCCGTCCAGCGACAGGCTTTTCCACCGATTTGAAAACCCTGGTGACCCTGGGGCGTGCTGAGATCGAGCTACCGTCTGGCGGTATCTGGATGCCTGACAGTACGGATGCGGCACTCTGGCAGCAGGTTTGCCAGTTGCGCAGTGAGGGTCAGCGTGTCGTTCAGGCGTTGCCTGGGCAACCTTTGGCCGCCGCCCGTGATGCGGACTGCGACCGGCAATTGATTCAGCAGAACGGGCTTTGGCAAGTATCGCCACTGGCTTCTTGA
- the hflC gene encoding protease modulator HflC, with protein sequence MSNKSLIALIVGVVVVLVGWNCFYIVAQTERAVLLQFGRVVQADVQPGLHVKVPYVNQVRKFDARLMTLDAPTQRFLTLEKKAVMVDAYAKWRVKDAERFYTATSGLKQIADERLSRRLESGLRDQFGKRTLHEVVSGERDALMADITASLNKMAEKELGIEVVDVRVKTIDLPKEVNRSVFERMSTEREREAREHRAKGNELAEGIRADADRQRRVLLAEAYRESEEIRGDGDAQAAAIYSKAYGQDQEFYSFYRSLRAYRESFANKSDVLVLDPSSDFFHYLEKAKP encoded by the coding sequence ATGAGCAATAAATCGCTGATCGCCCTTATTGTTGGCGTCGTTGTCGTGCTGGTGGGCTGGAACTGCTTCTACATCGTCGCTCAGACCGAGCGTGCGGTACTGCTGCAATTCGGTCGTGTAGTTCAGGCGGATGTTCAGCCAGGTCTGCATGTGAAAGTGCCTTACGTTAACCAGGTGCGTAAATTCGACGCGCGTCTGATGACGCTGGATGCACCGACACAGCGTTTCCTGACCCTGGAAAAGAAAGCCGTGATGGTCGACGCTTATGCCAAGTGGCGCGTGAAAGATGCCGAGCGCTTCTACACCGCAACTTCCGGCCTCAAGCAAATCGCCGACGAGCGTCTGTCCCGTCGTCTGGAATCCGGTCTGCGTGACCAGTTCGGCAAGCGCACCCTGCACGAAGTGGTGTCGGGTGAGCGTGACGCACTGATGGCTGACATCACTGCTTCGCTGAACAAAATGGCGGAAAAAGAGCTGGGTATCGAAGTGGTCGATGTCCGGGTCAAGACCATCGATCTGCCGAAAGAAGTAAACCGCAGCGTGTTCGAACGTATGAGCACCGAGCGTGAGCGTGAAGCACGCGAGCACCGCGCCAAGGGTAACGAGCTGGCTGAAGGCATCCGTGCCGACGCCGATCGTCAGCGTCGCGTGTTGCTGGCTGAAGCCTATCGTGAATCCGAAGAGATTCGCGGTGACGGCGACGCCCAGGCCGCTGCGATCTATTCCAAGGCCTACGGTCAGGATCAGGAGTTCTACAGTTTCTACCGTAGCCTGCGCGCCTACCGTGAAAGCTTCGCGAACAAATCCGACGTATTGGTCCTCGACCCAAGCAGCGACTTTTTCCATTACCTGGAAAAAGCCAAGCCTTGA
- the hflK gene encoding FtsH protease activity modulator HflK gives MAWNEPGGNSNNQDPWGGKRRNNGDRKGPPDLDEAFRKLQESLNGLFGGGKKRGDDGGGSGKSSGGFGGLLGIGLVVLAAVWLYSAVYVVDEQEQAVVLRFGKYYETVGPGLNIYFPPIDKKYMENVTRERAYTKQGQMLTEDENIVEVPLTVQYKISNLQDFVLNVDQPEISLQHATDSALRHVVGSTAMDQVLTEGRELMASEIKERLQRFLDTYRTGITVTQVNVQSAAAPREVQEAFDDVIRAREDEQRSRNQAETYANGVVPEARGQAQRLLEDANGYRDETVSRAKGEADRFTKLVAEYRKAPEVTRQRLYLDTMQEVFSNTSKVLVTGNKNGQSNLLYLPLDKMIQNSSGSNAPVTGSAAASNNTDATPHVTDLPQSRTRETR, from the coding sequence ATGGCTTGGAATGAGCCGGGTGGCAACTCGAATAATCAGGATCCTTGGGGTGGCAAACGCCGCAATAACGGCGACCGCAAGGGGCCACCGGATCTCGACGAGGCCTTCCGAAAGCTGCAGGAAAGCCTGAACGGGTTGTTCGGTGGTGGTAAGAAACGTGGTGATGACGGCGGTGGTTCGGGCAAGAGCAGCGGCGGCTTCGGCGGTCTGCTCGGCATCGGCCTCGTCGTGCTGGCGGCTGTCTGGCTGTACAGCGCGGTCTACGTGGTGGACGAGCAGGAGCAGGCCGTGGTGCTGCGCTTCGGCAAGTATTACGAGACTGTCGGCCCGGGCCTGAACATCTACTTCCCGCCGATCGACAAGAAGTACATGGAAAACGTCACGCGTGAGCGTGCCTACACCAAGCAGGGCCAGATGCTGACCGAAGACGAGAACATCGTCGAAGTGCCGCTGACCGTGCAGTACAAGATCAGCAACCTGCAGGACTTCGTGCTGAACGTCGATCAGCCGGAAATCAGCCTGCAGCATGCGACCGACAGCGCCCTGCGCCACGTGGTGGGTTCCACCGCCATGGACCAGGTGCTGACTGAAGGTCGTGAATTGATGGCCAGCGAAATCAAGGAGCGTCTGCAACGTTTCCTCGATACCTATCGCACCGGTATCACCGTCACTCAGGTCAACGTACAGAGCGCAGCGGCACCGCGTGAAGTGCAGGAAGCCTTCGACGACGTGATCCGCGCCCGTGAAGACGAGCAGCGCTCGCGCAACCAGGCTGAAACCTACGCCAACGGTGTCGTGCCGGAAGCGCGTGGCCAGGCCCAGCGCCTCCTTGAGGATGCCAACGGTTATCGTGACGAAACGGTTTCGCGCGCCAAGGGTGAGGCTGATCGCTTTACCAAACTGGTTGCCGAGTACCGCAAGGCACCTGAAGTTACCCGCCAGCGTCTGTACCTGGACACCATGCAGGAAGTCTTCAGCAACACCAGCAAGGTACTCGTGACCGGCAACAAAAACGGCCAGAGCAACCTGCTTTACCTGCCGTTGGACAAAATGATTCAGAACAGCTCGGGCAGCAATGCACCGGTTACCGGTTCGGCTGCCGCCAGCAACAACACGGACGCCACGCCGCATGTCACTGACCTGCCGCAGTCGCGCACAAGGGAGACCCGCTGA
- the hflX gene encoding ribosome rescue GTPase HflX: MFFERHGGGERVILVHLDGQDPEAREDPQEFQELANSAGAETVAFFNVPRHRPTAKYLIGSGKVEELRDLVKAEEADLVIFNHILTPSQERNLERVFECRVIDRTGLILDIFAQRARTHEGKLQVELAQLDHMSTRLVRGWTHLERQGGGIGMRGPGETQLETDRRLLRVRLRQIKGRLEKVRSQREQSRRGRSRADIPTVSLVGYTNAGKSTLFNNVTKSDVYAADQLFATLDPTLRRLDIDDLGPIVLADTVGFIRHLPHKLVEAFRSTLEESSNSDLLLHVIDAAEPDRMLQIEQVMVVLGEIGAQDLPILEVYNKLDLLEGVEPQIQRDENGKPQRVWLSARDGSGLELLEQAIAELLGSDLFIGTLRLPQRFARLRAQFFELGAVQKEEHDEEGISLLAVRLPRVELNRLVSREGLQPMEFIEQHTLQ, encoded by the coding sequence TTGTTCTTTGAGCGCCACGGTGGTGGTGAGCGAGTGATCCTCGTTCACTTGGATGGACAGGACCCTGAGGCGCGCGAAGATCCGCAGGAGTTTCAGGAATTGGCTAATTCGGCCGGCGCCGAGACCGTTGCGTTTTTTAACGTGCCGCGTCATCGGCCAACCGCCAAATATCTGATCGGCAGCGGCAAGGTCGAGGAACTGCGCGACCTGGTCAAGGCTGAAGAAGCCGATCTGGTGATTTTCAATCACATCCTCACGCCCAGTCAGGAACGTAACCTCGAACGTGTTTTCGAGTGTCGCGTGATCGACCGTACGGGTCTGATTCTCGATATTTTTGCCCAGCGCGCCCGCACCCATGAAGGCAAGCTCCAGGTTGAACTGGCCCAGCTTGACCACATGAGCACGCGGCTGGTTCGCGGCTGGACTCACCTTGAGCGTCAGGGTGGCGGTATCGGCATGCGCGGTCCGGGTGAAACCCAGCTGGAAACCGACCGCCGTTTGCTGCGGGTCCGCCTGCGCCAGATCAAGGGCCGGCTGGAGAAGGTGCGCAGCCAGCGCGAGCAATCGCGCCGCGGCCGTTCCCGTGCCGATATTCCGACCGTGTCTCTGGTGGGATATACCAACGCCGGTAAGTCCACACTCTTCAACAACGTGACGAAATCCGACGTCTACGCGGCCGACCAATTGTTCGCCACGCTGGACCCGACCTTGCGCCGTCTCGACATTGACGACCTGGGGCCGATCGTTCTGGCGGACACGGTGGGCTTCATTCGTCACTTGCCGCACAAGCTGGTCGAAGCATTTCGGTCTACCCTCGAAGAGTCGAGCAATTCCGATCTGCTGTTGCACGTGATCGATGCGGCCGAACCGGATCGCATGTTGCAGATCGAGCAGGTGATGGTAGTGCTGGGCGAGATTGGTGCCCAGGACTTGCCGATCCTCGAGGTCTATAACAAACTCGATTTGCTTGAAGGCGTTGAGCCGCAAATCCAGCGCGACGAAAACGGCAAGCCCCAGCGGGTCTGGCTGTCGGCGCGTGATGGCAGTGGTCTGGAATTGCTTGAGCAAGCCATCGCTGAATTACTTGGCAGTGATTTGTTTATCGGTACCTTGCGCTTGCCGCAACGATTCGCCCGACTGCGTGCGCAGTTTTTCGAACTCGGTGCGGTGCAGAAAGAAGAGCATGACGAAGAAGGCATCAGTCTGCTGGCCGTTCGTTTGCCCCGTGTCGAGTTGAATCGACTGGTAAGCCGCGAAGGATTGCAGCCGATGGAGTTCATCGAGCAACACACTTTGCAATAA
- the hfq gene encoding RNA chaperone Hfq, with amino-acid sequence MSKGHSLQDPYLNTLRKEKVGVSIYLVNGIKLQGTIESFDQFVILLKNTVSQMVYKHAISTVVPVRPIRLPSATESEAGDAEPGNA; translated from the coding sequence ATGTCAAAAGGGCATTCGCTACAAGACCCTTACTTGAATACTTTACGTAAAGAGAAAGTTGGGGTTTCCATCTATCTGGTCAACGGTATCAAACTGCAAGGCACGATCGAGTCGTTCGACCAGTTCGTGATCCTGCTGAAAAACACCGTAAGCCAGATGGTTTACAAACACGCTATCTCGACAGTAGTGCCGGTTCGTCCAATTCGTCTGCCTAGCGCAACCGAATCCGAAGCAGGTGACGCTGAGCCAGGTAACGCCTGA
- the miaA gene encoding tRNA (adenosine(37)-N6)-dimethylallyltransferase MiaA — MSQLPPAIFLMGPTAAGKTDLAIELTKVLPCELISVDSALVYRGMDIGTAKPSKELLAEYPHRLIDILDPAEAYSAADFRRDALQAMAEITARGKIPLLVGGTMLYYKALVEGLADMPAADPDVRAQIEEEAARLGWQALHDQLAIIDPVSAARIHPNDPQRLSRALEVYRVSGQSMTELRQQQSAQSTEAAASGLQQLPYTVANLAIAPANRQVLHERIKQRFTNMLEQGFIDEVVALRKRSDLHSGLPSIRAVGYRQVWDYLDGKLTLAEMQERGIIATRQLAKRQFTWLRSWEDLHWLDSLDCDNLPRALKYLGTISILS; from the coding sequence ATGAGCCAGCTCCCTCCAGCGATTTTCCTGATGGGCCCGACCGCTGCGGGCAAGACCGATCTGGCCATCGAGCTGACCAAGGTGTTGCCGTGCGAGTTGATCAGTGTCGATTCGGCGCTGGTTTATCGCGGCATGGACATTGGCACGGCCAAGCCTTCGAAAGAACTGCTTGCCGAATATCCGCACCGTTTGATCGATATTCTCGACCCGGCTGAGGCTTATTCGGCTGCGGATTTCCGTCGCGATGCCCTGCAAGCCATGGCCGAGATCACCGCGCGCGGAAAAATTCCGCTGCTGGTCGGCGGCACAATGCTCTATTACAAGGCTTTGGTCGAAGGCCTGGCAGACATGCCGGCCGCCGATCCTGACGTCCGCGCGCAGATCGAAGAAGAGGCTGCACGCCTTGGCTGGCAAGCCCTGCACGACCAATTGGCGATCATTGACCCGGTGTCAGCGGCGCGGATTCACCCGAACGATCCGCAGCGCCTGAGTCGCGCGCTGGAAGTTTATCGAGTCAGCGGTCAGAGCATGACAGAGCTGCGCCAGCAACAATCTGCGCAAAGTACTGAAGCAGCCGCTTCGGGACTGCAACAATTGCCCTATACTGTCGCGAACTTGGCCATTGCCCCGGCGAATCGTCAGGTACTGCACGAGCGCATTAAACAAAGATTCACAAATATGTTGGAACAGGGGTTCATCGACGAGGTCGTAGCCCTGCGTAAAAGAAGTGACCTGCATTCAGGGTTGCCGTCTATACGTGCGGTAGGCTACCGCCAAGTCTGGGACTACCTGGATGGCAAGCTGACGTTAGCCGAAATGCAGGAGCGCGGCATCATCGCCACGCGCCAGTTGGCCAAACGCCAGTTCACCTGGCTGCGCAGCTGGGAAGATCTACACTGGCTGGACAGTCTTGATTGCGACAATCTGCCACGCGCCTTGAAATACCTTGGGACCATCTCCATATTGAGCTGA
- the mutL gene encoding DNA mismatch repair endonuclease MutL, producing the protein MNAAARIELLSPRLANQIAAGEVVERPASVIKELLENSLDSGAKRIDVDVEQGGVKLLRVRDDGSGISADDLPLALARHATSKIRNLEDLEQVMSLGFRGEALASISSVARLTLTSRTRDADQAWQVETEGRDMAPRVQPAAHPVGTSVEVRDLFFNTPARRKFLKTEKTEFDHLQEVIKRLALARFDVAFHLRHNGKTILSLHEAHDDAARARRVAAICGSGFLEQALPIEIERNGLHLWGWVGLPTFNRSQADLQYFFVNGRAVRDKLVAHAVRQAYRDVLFNGRHPTFALFFEVDPAAVDVNVHPTKHEVRFRDGRMVHDFLYGTLHRALGDVRPEDQLAGSVTTAVVRPTGLDAGEFGPQGEMRLAANALLEQPQAQPAFNTSSGASAGGAYQYQYTPRPQSAVPPAAEAQAAYREFFAPLPEANANALPAGQEDIPPLGYALAQLKGIYILSENAQGLVLVDMHAAHERIMYERLKIAMASEGLSGQPLLVPESLAVSQREADCAEEHAAWFQRLGFELQRLGPETLAIRQIPALLKQAEANRLVGDVLSDLMEYGTSDRIQAHLNELLGTMACHGAIRANRRLALPEMNGLLRDMENTERSGQCNHGRPTWTQLGLDDLDKLFLRGR; encoded by the coding sequence CTGAACGCCGCTGCCCGCATCGAACTGCTCAGCCCACGGCTGGCGAACCAGATCGCCGCGGGTGAAGTGGTTGAACGCCCGGCCTCGGTAATCAAGGAATTGCTGGAAAACAGCCTCGACTCCGGCGCCAAGCGCATTGATGTCGACGTCGAGCAGGGTGGCGTCAAGCTGCTGCGTGTGCGCGACGATGGCAGCGGAATTTCCGCCGACGACCTGCCGCTGGCCCTGGCCCGTCACGCCACCAGCAAGATTCGCAATCTGGAAGACCTTGAGCAGGTGATGAGCCTCGGTTTCCGTGGTGAAGCACTGGCTTCGATCAGCTCCGTGGCGCGCCTGACCCTGACCTCGCGCACGCGCGATGCAGACCAAGCGTGGCAGGTGGAAACCGAAGGCCGCGACATGGCGCCTCGGGTGCAACCGGCAGCGCATCCGGTCGGCACTTCGGTGGAAGTTCGTGACCTGTTCTTCAACACCCCGGCGCGGCGCAAATTCCTCAAGACCGAAAAAACCGAATTCGATCACCTGCAAGAAGTGATCAAACGTCTGGCGCTGGCGCGTTTCGATGTGGCATTCCATCTGCGCCACAACGGCAAGACCATCCTCAGCCTGCACGAGGCCCACGATGATGCGGCCCGCGCCCGGCGTGTGGCGGCGATTTGCGGCTCGGGTTTCCTCGAGCAGGCGCTGCCGATCGAGATCGAGCGCAACGGCTTGCACTTGTGGGGTTGGGTCGGTTTGCCGACGTTCAACCGTAGCCAGGCGGATTTGCAGTATTTCTTTGTGAACGGCCGGGCGGTGCGCGACAAACTGGTCGCCCACGCGGTGCGTCAGGCTTATCGCGATGTGCTGTTCAATGGTCGCCACCCGACCTTCGCACTGTTTTTCGAGGTTGATCCGGCGGCGGTCGACGTCAACGTCCACCCGACCAAACACGAAGTGCGCTTCCGCGACGGGCGCATGGTGCATGACTTCCTTTACGGCACCTTGCACCGCGCGTTGGGCGATGTGCGTCCGGAAGATCAGCTTGCCGGTTCCGTGACCACAGCCGTCGTGCGGCCGACAGGACTTGATGCCGGTGAGTTCGGCCCGCAGGGTGAAATGCGTCTGGCGGCCAATGCGCTGCTGGAGCAACCGCAGGCGCAACCGGCGTTCAATACCTCGTCCGGTGCCAGCGCTGGCGGCGCCTATCAGTATCAATACACGCCGCGTCCGCAATCGGCCGTGCCGCCGGCGGCTGAGGCTCAAGCAGCGTATCGCGAGTTTTTCGCGCCGCTGCCTGAGGCCAATGCCAACGCATTGCCGGCCGGTCAGGAAGATATTCCGCCACTCGGTTACGCACTGGCGCAACTCAAGGGCATCTACATTCTTTCCGAAAACGCCCAAGGGCTGGTGCTGGTGGACATGCACGCCGCTCACGAGCGGATCATGTACGAACGACTGAAAATCGCCATGGCCAGCGAAGGCCTCAGTGGTCAGCCATTGCTGGTGCCGGAGTCGCTGGCGGTCAGTCAGCGCGAAGCCGATTGCGCTGAAGAACACGCCGCATGGTTCCAGCGCCTTGGCTTTGAATTGCAGCGTCTGGGCCCGGAAACCCTGGCGATCCGGCAGATTCCAGCCTTGTTGAAGCAGGCCGAAGCCAACCGCCTGGTCGGCGACGTGCTCTCGGACCTGATGGAATACGGCACCAGCGACCGGATTCAGGCGCACCTCAACGAACTGCTCGGCACCATGGCCTGTCACGGCGCGATTCGCGCCAACCGGCGCCTGGCCCTGCCGGAAATGAACGGCCTGCTGCGTGACATGGAAAACACCGAGCGCAGCGGTCAATGCAACCATGGCCGACCGACCTGGACCCAATTGGGCCTGGACGATCTGGACAAACTGTTCTTGCGCGGTCGTTGA
- a CDS encoding N-acetylmuramoyl-L-alanine amidase gives MMGLGMRFRALVAAAGLLLMAVTVNAVADSKVNSVRLWRAPDNTRLVFDLSGPVQHSVFTLTSPDRLVIDINGATLGAPLNVQTANTPITAMRSAQRTPTDLRVVIDLKKAVTPKSFSLAPNAQYGNRLVVDLFDNPADAAPPPAPTPQVATVPAVPVTPTEPAIKLPPAPAGKRDIIVVIDAGHGGEDPGASGSRGQREKDVVLQIARELQRQVNGMKGFRAELTRTGDYFIPLRGRTEIARKKGADLFVSIHADAAPSAAAFGASVFALSDRGATSETARWLADSENRSDLIGGAGNVSLDDKDRMLAGVLLDLSMTASLTSSLNVGQKVLTNIGRVTPLHKQRVEQAGFMVLKSPDIPSILVETGFISNANEANKLSASSHQQALARSISSGVRQFFQQNPPPGTYIAWLRDSGKIAQGPRDHRVGPGETLAMIGVRYQVSPATLRAANNLKSDELKVGQHLTIPGTELASKE, from the coding sequence ATGATGGGGTTAGGTATGCGCTTTCGCGCGTTGGTGGCTGCCGCTGGACTGTTGTTGATGGCAGTAACCGTCAACGCTGTGGCCGATTCGAAGGTCAACAGCGTGCGCCTGTGGCGGGCGCCGGACAACACGCGACTGGTCTTCGACCTGAGTGGCCCGGTGCAGCACAGCGTCTTCACCCTGACCTCGCCGGACCGGCTGGTGATTGACATCAACGGCGCCACCCTCGGCGCACCGCTGAATGTGCAGACCGCGAACACGCCAATCACCGCAATGCGTTCGGCCCAGCGTACGCCGACCGACCTGCGCGTGGTCATCGACCTGAAGAAGGCCGTCACGCCGAAAAGCTTCTCGCTGGCGCCGAACGCGCAGTATGGCAACCGTCTGGTGGTCGATCTGTTCGACAACCCGGCCGACGCCGCACCGCCGCCTGCGCCAACGCCGCAGGTGGCGACCGTGCCAGCGGTGCCGGTAACCCCGACCGAACCTGCGATCAAGCTGCCGCCAGCTCCGGCCGGCAAGCGCGACATTATTGTCGTGATCGACGCCGGCCACGGTGGCGAAGACCCGGGTGCGTCCGGCTCGCGCGGTCAGCGTGAAAAAGACGTGGTACTGCAGATCGCCCGCGAGTTGCAGCGTCAGGTCAACGGCATGAAAGGCTTCCGCGCCGAACTGACCCGTACCGGCGACTACTTCATCCCGTTGCGCGGCCGTACCGAGATCGCTCGCAAGAAGGGCGCCGACCTGTTCGTCTCGATTCACGCCGACGCCGCGCCGTCTGCTGCCGCCTTCGGCGCTTCGGTGTTTGCCCTGTCTGATCGCGGCGCAACTTCCGAGACCGCGCGTTGGCTGGCTGACAGCGAAAACCGTTCCGACTTGATCGGTGGTGCCGGCAACGTCAGCCTCGACGACAAGGACCGCATGCTCGCGGGCGTGTTGCTCGACCTGTCGATGACTGCCTCGCTGACTTCCAGCCTCAACGTCGGCCAGAAAGTTCTGACCAACATCGGTCGCGTCACGCCACTGCACAAACAGCGTGTGGAGCAGGCCGGGTTCATGGTGCTGAAGTCGCCGGACATCCCGTCGATCCTGGTCGAAACCGGCTTCATCTCCAACGCTAACGAAGCGAACAAGCTCTCGGCATCGAGCCACCAGCAAGCGCTGGCGCGTTCGATCAGCAGCGGCGTGCGCCAGTTCTTCCAGCAAAATCCGCCACCGGGCACGTACATCGCATGGCTGCGTGATTCCGGCAAGATCGCCCAAGGCCCGCGCGACCACCGCGTTGGCCCGGGTGAAACGCTGGCAATGATCGGCGTGCGCTATCAGGTGTCGCCGGCCACGTTGCGCGCGGCCAACAACCTGAAAAGCGATGAGTTGAAAGTCGGTCAGCACCTGACCATTCCAGGCACCGAACTGGCGTCCAAAGAATGA